From Alteromonas sp. RKMC-009, one genomic window encodes:
- a CDS encoding TonB-dependent receptor plug domain-containing protein, which produces MFVNRLATYSSMIALMGSLSCASAFAQENVQATSEQAAQSNAAEEEPEVIVVTSTGTSIRGAAPVGSSLIEVGRDDIDRSATINTMNLLRETPQIFSLGVNDTSRSGSGGAGNIVYGNAINIRGIGPYATLTLINGRRAVPQGTLGATVDPSSIPTIGLKRIEVIADGASAVYGSDAVAGVANLILRRGFEGVQVEGQYGVGADYDEHQLSLITGKAWNTGQVTVSAQRSYRSNIFGGDRDYYRADLTGMGGADYRVTSCNPGNIYLNGNSYAIPQGGATADNLVEGTQNTCDNLSSTTDLMPEQTIHSAVMTLNQDLSDRVTMFVDALVYQRDGKRYSEPYDARISVPETNAYFVSPAGITLEPCSGSLGLPAGTGCESIDYSFAEAYGSPAVTTFDTQTWQLTAGLDITLPADWLLNVHATMGQNDDQAFNRGGNVNSGALQAALASPDPSTAFNPFGTSENNQAVIDSIFNYAIDTVAQTKVKDFGMKVDGPLMSLPGGDVKLAAGLGYYEMELWTGQVRGADGAREYNFDPRSRDITSGFAELYIPIIGDDNAVPGIYSLVLDIAGRIDDYSDVGRTENPKIGIDWQPVEDVAIHASYGESFRAPLLTQLVSAGGSNLYIQNYFDPTINQTIRGATLSGGNDELVPETAETWSVGVDYTPSSYKGARFSINLFDVTYEGQIGGQLSNLNILRQEDVFSSIILRGAAAQARTAELLAGGINVRSGSVAEAENTMVFVDGRNNNLGSTEARGLDFSMSVPMETDSGDFKFGLLGTWFDYYRVAQTATAESIDQVNNLDYPVSLRMRGSINWQRDYWDLTLFANYTNSYNNTLTGEEISSLTTLDFAASYIFSGGLSGIGEDLKVGLFINNITDEDPPYADIAPSNNGGGGFDPQVGSPVGRLISLSLSKSF; this is translated from the coding sequence ATGTTTGTTAACCGTTTAGCCACGTATTCTTCAATGATCGCGTTAATGGGATCACTAAGTTGTGCATCTGCATTCGCACAGGAGAATGTTCAGGCCACATCAGAACAAGCTGCTCAAAGCAATGCAGCCGAAGAAGAACCCGAAGTCATTGTCGTGACATCTACCGGAACCAGTATCCGCGGTGCTGCACCGGTAGGTTCTTCACTTATCGAAGTCGGGCGTGATGATATCGATCGTTCTGCTACCATCAATACCATGAACCTGCTGCGTGAAACGCCGCAGATATTCAGTTTGGGGGTCAATGATACATCCCGCAGCGGTAGCGGTGGTGCAGGTAATATCGTGTACGGGAATGCCATCAACATTCGTGGTATTGGCCCTTACGCCACACTCACTCTAATCAATGGGCGACGTGCTGTGCCCCAGGGCACCCTCGGTGCCACCGTTGATCCTTCGTCAATTCCGACCATTGGTTTAAAGCGTATAGAAGTTATTGCAGATGGTGCTTCGGCCGTTTACGGCTCAGATGCGGTTGCTGGTGTGGCTAACCTGATATTACGTCGTGGGTTTGAAGGTGTGCAGGTTGAGGGGCAGTATGGTGTGGGAGCTGACTACGATGAACACCAACTGAGTCTGATCACCGGTAAGGCCTGGAATACCGGGCAGGTAACCGTATCTGCGCAGCGCTCTTATCGCAGCAATATTTTTGGCGGCGACCGTGATTATTACCGTGCTGACTTAACCGGCATGGGCGGTGCTGATTATCGGGTTACCAGCTGTAATCCGGGTAACATCTACCTCAACGGAAACAGTTATGCTATTCCTCAGGGCGGTGCGACGGCTGACAATCTGGTAGAGGGGACACAGAATACCTGTGATAACTTATCTTCAACAACGGATTTAATGCCCGAGCAAACCATCCATAGTGCCGTTATGACGCTGAATCAGGATCTTAGTGATCGCGTTACGATGTTCGTTGATGCACTGGTTTATCAACGTGATGGCAAACGCTACTCCGAACCTTACGATGCGCGAATTTCGGTACCGGAAACAAATGCATACTTTGTTTCTCCTGCGGGGATAACGCTTGAGCCTTGTTCAGGCAGTCTGGGCCTGCCTGCAGGTACAGGTTGTGAAAGTATCGATTATAGTTTTGCTGAGGCTTATGGCTCTCCGGCGGTCACGACATTTGATACGCAAACCTGGCAACTGACGGCCGGTCTCGACATCACCTTACCGGCAGACTGGTTGCTCAATGTACATGCCACCATGGGGCAGAATGATGATCAGGCGTTTAATCGTGGCGGTAATGTAAATAGTGGTGCTCTCCAGGCGGCCCTGGCCAGCCCGGATCCTTCGACAGCATTCAATCCATTTGGCACATCTGAAAACAATCAGGCAGTCATCGACAGCATTTTTAACTACGCTATCGACACCGTTGCACAAACCAAAGTGAAAGATTTTGGTATGAAGGTAGACGGTCCGCTCATGTCGCTGCCAGGTGGAGACGTGAAGCTGGCAGCTGGCCTGGGCTACTACGAAATGGAACTATGGACTGGTCAGGTCCGTGGTGCTGACGGCGCCCGTGAATACAATTTTGACCCCAGAAGCCGTGACATCACATCAGGTTTTGCAGAGTTATATATTCCAATTATCGGTGATGATAATGCAGTGCCCGGAATTTACAGCCTGGTGCTGGACATCGCTGGTCGTATTGATGATTACAGTGATGTTGGCAGAACTGAAAACCCCAAGATTGGTATCGACTGGCAGCCGGTGGAAGATGTGGCAATACATGCAAGCTATGGCGAATCATTCCGTGCTCCGCTATTAACACAGTTAGTCAGCGCTGGCGGCAGTAATCTTTATATCCAGAACTACTTTGATCCGACGATCAATCAGACTATCCGGGGGGCCACGCTCTCAGGGGGGAACGACGAACTGGTGCCGGAAACAGCAGAAACCTGGTCAGTGGGTGTTGATTACACGCCATCAAGTTACAAAGGTGCCCGTTTTTCAATTAACCTGTTCGATGTCACTTATGAAGGACAAATTGGCGGGCAGTTATCGAATCTGAATATTCTGCGTCAGGAAGATGTGTTTTCTTCCATCATTCTGCGGGGCGCTGCAGCACAGGCAAGAACCGCTGAGCTCCTTGCTGGTGGTATCAATGTGCGAAGTGGCAGTGTTGCTGAAGCCGAAAATACCATGGTGTTCGTGGATGGCCGGAATAATAATCTGGGAAGCACTGAAGCCCGGGGGCTGGATTTCTCCATGTCGGTACCCATGGAAACTGACAGCGGTGATTTTAAATTTGGCTTGCTGGGTACCTGGTTTGATTACTACCGTGTTGCGCAAACTGCTACGGCTGAATCTATTGATCAGGTAAACAATCTGGATTATCCGGTCAGTCTGCGTATGCGTGGCAGCATTAACTGGCAGCGGGATTACTGGGATTTAACCCTGTTCGCAAACTACACGAACAGTTACAACAATACTCTTACCGGTGAGGAGATCAGCTCACTGACCACGCTGGATTTTGCTGCGTCTTACATCTTCAGTGGCGGACTGAGCGGCATTGGC
- a CDS encoding MarR family winged helix-turn-helix transcriptional regulator codes for MVNQKEIEMGRLGEFIGFRLRRVQNLLSKDFAAATRKYKLRSGLFSSLSLISSNPGISQNELSAAVGLDKSTFVQVIDELEKRGLAKREKSKTDRRRHALFVTDEGQVFLNELYEIMAKTESAALKQLSPSELSLLKALLDRMYEVL; via the coding sequence GTGGTCAATCAGAAAGAAATAGAAATGGGGCGGTTGGGAGAGTTCATTGGCTTCCGGTTACGGCGTGTTCAGAACCTGCTGTCAAAAGACTTTGCTGCAGCTACCCGGAAATATAAGTTACGTTCCGGATTGTTCAGTTCATTGTCTTTAATTTCATCCAATCCGGGTATATCTCAAAATGAGCTTTCAGCAGCTGTAGGTCTCGATAAATCTACATTTGTTCAGGTGATTGATGAGCTTGAGAAGCGGGGCTTGGCGAAACGGGAAAAATCCAAAACTGACCGTAGAAGACATGCATTGTTTGTGACGGATGAAGGTCAGGTTTTTCTAAATGAACTGTATGAAATTATGGCGAAAACTGAATCGGCAGCACTGAAGCAACTGAGCCCCAGTGAGCTTAGTTTACTGAAAGCATTACTCGACAGAATGTACGAGGTGTTATAG
- a CDS encoding TRAP transporter small permease produces MKSAQERHAGPRVLSPVSSVIEKIFVLTGSTGLIVMMFADTIAVAGRHIGLPFLGAIEIVQAAIVLMATGALVMATMNNEHATIKILTSRLSSPGQQLAARFSALVCFLFLALLAVAGLWIAIETIGESERSELLHIPYFWLRLIGFTGICVASACFLKQVFKGRHHES; encoded by the coding sequence ATGAAGTCAGCGCAGGAAAGGCATGCAGGGCCAAGGGTACTCTCCCCCGTCAGCTCCGTGATAGAAAAGATATTTGTACTGACAGGCTCAACCGGCCTCATTGTTATGATGTTTGCAGATACCATTGCTGTGGCAGGGCGACATATTGGTTTGCCCTTTTTAGGTGCCATTGAAATTGTACAGGCAGCCATTGTATTAATGGCAACCGGTGCGCTTGTCATGGCCACCATGAATAACGAACACGCCACTATCAAAATTCTGACCAGCAGACTGTCTTCGCCTGGTCAGCAACTTGCTGCACGTTTTTCCGCTCTGGTTTGTTTCTTATTTCTGGCGCTACTGGCCGTTGCCGGATTATGGATAGCCATTGAAACAATAGGCGAGTCTGAACGTTCAGAACTGTTGCATATTCCTTATTTCTGGTTACGTCTTATTGGCTTTACCGGCATTTGTGTAGCTTCAGCCTGTTTTCTGAAACAAGTCTTTAAAGGTCGCCATCATGAGTCCTGA
- a CDS encoding TRAP transporter large permease — MSPELTGLLGLICLFVALTVGIPIGVSLGIVGFGGLMLLLSPEAAVIKTGVIFFEVISKYELGVLPLFLLLAHLCFSAGASRDFFDVAARFMGHRRGGLAVASIAGCAGFGAVSGSSLATVATVGSAAMPEMRKAGYQNQLATGSLAAGGTLGALIPPSGALIVFGIIAEQSIGTLFAAAIIPGITQAIFYIATVMILCTLNPSLGPRSPRVSWPHRIAGLKKISDIAVLILFVIGGMMIGLFTPSEAASVGVALTLVMCYFRGVLSLSLFKEALRKTLLTSGMIYLIIIGAIIFGTFISVTGLATMLAEVIRSVDASPVVAIIVMAIILLALGSFLDGLALMLLTTPIFLPIILELGYSPIWFGIFLVRAMETGFILPPLGLNAYVLQGIVKDIPITTIFRGIVPFLVADVCHLSLIIALPALALWLPSVTGV; from the coding sequence ATGAGTCCTGAGTTAACAGGTCTCCTTGGCCTGATATGTCTGTTCGTCGCCCTGACGGTGGGGATCCCCATTGGGGTGAGTCTGGGTATTGTCGGCTTTGGCGGATTGATGCTGTTACTGTCACCTGAAGCGGCAGTCATTAAAACTGGTGTCATTTTCTTCGAAGTCATATCTAAATACGAACTCGGCGTTCTCCCCCTGTTTCTGCTGCTGGCACATTTGTGTTTCAGCGCCGGAGCAAGCAGGGATTTCTTCGATGTCGCCGCAAGATTCATGGGGCACAGACGGGGTGGACTGGCTGTCGCATCCATTGCTGGCTGCGCCGGTTTCGGAGCGGTCAGCGGTTCAAGCCTGGCAACGGTTGCTACCGTTGGTTCAGCAGCCATGCCCGAAATGCGAAAAGCCGGATACCAGAATCAGCTTGCCACCGGTTCACTGGCTGCCGGCGGCACACTGGGCGCGCTGATCCCGCCATCAGGCGCCCTGATCGTGTTTGGCATTATTGCCGAGCAATCCATCGGCACTCTGTTCGCCGCTGCGATTATTCCGGGCATCACCCAGGCTATATTTTACATCGCAACGGTCATGATCCTTTGCACCCTGAATCCGTCATTGGGTCCACGAAGCCCAAGAGTGAGCTGGCCACACAGAATTGCTGGTCTGAAAAAAATCAGTGATATCGCTGTGCTCATCCTGTTTGTTATCGGCGGCATGATGATAGGTTTATTCACGCCATCGGAAGCCGCCTCGGTGGGCGTGGCGCTCACACTGGTGATGTGTTACTTCCGGGGCGTGCTGTCTCTGAGCCTGTTCAAAGAAGCCCTGCGTAAAACACTACTGACCTCGGGGATGATTTATCTCATTATCATTGGTGCGATTATTTTTGGCACGTTTATCAGTGTAACGGGCCTCGCCACCATGCTTGCCGAAGTCATCCGTTCAGTGGATGCCAGTCCGGTTGTCGCCATTATAGTCATGGCAATCATCCTGCTGGCTCTGGGGTCCTTTCTGGATGGTCTGGCGTTAATGCTCCTGACCACGCCTATATTTTTACCCATTATTCTTGAACTGGGTTACAGCCCCATCTGGTTTGGTATTTTCCTGGTCAGGGCGATGGAAACCGGTTTTATATTACCGCCACTGGGCCTGAACGCCTATGTGTTACAGGGGATAGTGAAAGATATCCCGATAACCACCATTTTCCGCGGTATCGTACCTTTTCTGGTTGCTGACGTCTGCCACCTCAGCCTGATCATCGCGTTGCCCGCACTGGCACTGTGGCTTCCATCGGTCACGGGGGTCTGA
- the dctP gene encoding TRAP transporter substrate-binding protein DctP: MKYLLVFVLLPLCFACSDAHKTDVRTLTYASPYPPGHPFSQADIAWMESIEEASEGRIVFDAFWSGSLLSSDMSMLEIRHGVADIGLITPIYARGGTHVLRTQAGFYGGINSIDDQVALFKCLAASFPSFRHELEGLKVLAIQGGNFPAVITRHTPLNSLEDFKGLRLRVQSEAVALLKELGADPVNMPMGEVYPALAKGIIDGVVAPADTIHSMHFSEVAEHITLVKFSRGAYPARAMSEKVWQSLPADIQRIFDDAQATWEQNLKERLQEAEKRGLDFGRENQMTFHSFSQQQQFDQLYNQMARKEAAGLNEFNVDGEAIFQKAQDLIQAESPIQCNSGAPQ; encoded by the coding sequence ATGAAGTACCTCCTTGTTTTCGTTTTGCTGCCACTTTGTTTTGCCTGCTCTGATGCACACAAGACTGATGTTCGCACACTGACTTACGCCAGCCCGTATCCTCCCGGTCACCCGTTCAGTCAGGCCGATATTGCATGGATGGAAAGCATTGAAGAAGCCTCGGAAGGAAGAATTGTTTTTGATGCCTTCTGGTCAGGTTCTTTGTTGTCGTCAGATATGAGCATGCTGGAGATCAGGCATGGCGTAGCGGATATCGGCCTGATTACACCGATTTATGCCAGAGGCGGTACCCATGTGCTGCGCACTCAGGCCGGCTTCTACGGCGGGATCAACAGCATAGATGACCAGGTCGCACTGTTTAAATGCCTGGCAGCGTCATTTCCGTCTTTCAGACATGAACTTGAAGGGTTAAAAGTGCTGGCGATTCAGGGGGGTAACTTTCCTGCTGTGATAACCAGGCACACACCGCTGAACAGTCTTGAAGACTTTAAGGGATTACGTCTGCGGGTTCAAAGTGAAGCGGTAGCCTTACTAAAAGAGCTTGGCGCTGATCCGGTCAATATGCCGATGGGAGAAGTTTACCCGGCACTGGCCAAAGGCATCATCGACGGCGTTGTAGCACCTGCTGACACCATCCATAGCATGCATTTTTCTGAAGTGGCAGAGCACATCACACTGGTGAAGTTTAGCCGGGGCGCTTATCCCGCCAGAGCCATGTCTGAAAAAGTCTGGCAAAGCCTGCCCGCAGACATACAGCGCATATTTGATGACGCGCAGGCTACGTGGGAGCAAAACCTGAAAGAACGCCTGCAGGAAGCGGAAAAGCGGGGACTGGATTTCGGGCGTGAAAACCAGATGACCTTCCACTCGTTCAGCCAGCAACAGCAATTCGACCAGCTATACAACCAGATGGCCCGGAAGGAGGCCGCTGGACTGAATGAATTTAATGTCGATGGTGAAGCCATTTTTCAAAAGGCTCAGGACCTTATTCAGGCCGAGTCGCCAATTCAATGTAATTCAGGAGCACCGCAATGA
- a CDS encoding CaiB/BaiF CoA transferase family protein: protein MTLPLRDIKIADFSWVGAGPRATKDLADLGAEVIKIESRKRLDLGRMSPPFAGGKRDIDASAFFAITNTSKQSVAINLAEPAGVDLAKKLVARADVVVENFSAGFMERIGLSFEELKAIKPDIILISVSVAGRTGPLGKIRGYGNSAAALSGLASMSGWPDRDPHMPPFAYGDVVAPMFATVATLAALEHKRKTGRGQHIDISQVEPLIHTLADSFAAIQKGEPVKQANASSSALLQDVFACRGKDQYVAVTLSTQQQLLAAAGLLDIAQTKDVSPETVKDALSCYCQTADKHAVAKRLKQAGIAAEAVADGRDVYTDEALQHGHYRWITHSKLGLCDMPAPPLRFSVSSDCVTAPPCLGEHLQDVFVSMLGEDPAHISKLVDAGILA, encoded by the coding sequence ATGACGTTACCTTTAAGAGATATAAAAATTGCTGATTTTTCCTGGGTGGGCGCTGGCCCGAGAGCCACGAAAGATCTGGCTGACCTGGGCGCGGAAGTGATCAAAATTGAGTCACGAAAAAGACTCGATTTAGGACGGATGAGCCCCCCGTTTGCCGGCGGCAAAAGAGATATCGATGCCTCGGCCTTCTTTGCCATTACCAATACCAGTAAACAGAGTGTTGCCATTAATCTTGCCGAACCGGCCGGGGTAGACTTGGCCAAAAAGCTGGTAGCCCGTGCCGACGTGGTTGTTGAAAATTTCAGTGCCGGATTCATGGAGCGGATTGGCCTGTCCTTTGAAGAACTTAAAGCTATTAAGCCGGATATTATTTTAATCAGCGTCAGTGTTGCCGGGCGTACCGGCCCGCTGGGTAAGATAAGAGGATACGGTAATTCTGCAGCGGCACTTTCAGGGCTGGCAAGTATGTCGGGCTGGCCAGACCGCGATCCACACATGCCTCCTTTTGCCTACGGTGATGTAGTTGCCCCGATGTTCGCAACCGTAGCGACACTGGCAGCACTGGAACACAAACGTAAAACCGGACGCGGTCAGCACATTGATATCAGTCAGGTTGAGCCGCTAATCCATACTCTGGCAGACAGCTTCGCCGCCATTCAAAAAGGTGAACCGGTAAAGCAGGCCAATGCTTCATCGTCAGCACTGCTTCAGGATGTATTTGCCTGTCGCGGCAAAGATCAATATGTGGCGGTTACCCTTTCTACGCAACAGCAACTGCTTGCTGCTGCAGGTCTGCTGGATATTGCGCAGACGAAAGACGTGTCCCCCGAAACAGTGAAAGACGCGCTGTCCTGCTACTGTCAAACCGCTGACAAACATGCCGTGGCTAAACGTTTAAAACAGGCAGGAATTGCCGCAGAAGCCGTTGCGGACGGCCGCGATGTCTATACCGACGAGGCCTTACAACACGGACACTACCGCTGGATCACACACAGCAAACTTGGATTATGTGATATGCCCGCGCCGCCTTTGCGCTTCTCTGTGTCCTCTGACTGCGTAACCGCTCCACCCTGCCTGGGTGAACATTTGCAGGACGTGTTTGTTTCCATGCTGGGAGAAGACCCGGCGCATATCAGTAAGCTGGTTGATGCCGGCATACTGGCATAA
- a CDS encoding CoA transferase translates to MLSHVKIIDLTSHLGAFSGRMLAELGATVIKAEPESGDPLRENPEAFTAWNHGKRSVVAPPYTSAFSALMAEADIVIRTTGIPHRYLQDLRPNIIDVVISGFMPGSETLSEPVSDFTLMARSGLMTIVGDPDRPPLTLPGEQAYALGAIQAVTGALTALHERALTGKGQLVEVSAFQSAVLANYREPLTWAWTGKTGNRTGNLLVRGKSGVRQVWACKDGFVTWALVDNPAMMKSFIRVMGEHAGELSEIRWEEILVADMPQAQLENWEAHIAGFFMQHDKATLAAWSAENGLGLSQIDTPDDCLTSSQHAARELWVDINDVKYPGPLWASSESTTPPVRRAPALDEGRQAFLGGRI, encoded by the coding sequence ATGTTATCTCATGTCAAAATCATTGATCTTACTTCTCACCTTGGTGCTTTCAGTGGTCGCATGCTGGCGGAACTGGGCGCTACAGTGATTAAAGCGGAACCTGAGTCCGGCGATCCGCTCAGAGAAAATCCGGAGGCATTCACTGCATGGAATCACGGTAAACGCTCGGTTGTTGCCCCGCCTTACACATCTGCATTTTCTGCACTGATGGCAGAGGCTGACATTGTTATCCGTACCACAGGCATTCCCCATCGGTATTTGCAGGACCTCAGGCCGAATATCATTGATGTGGTTATCAGTGGGTTTATGCCCGGTAGCGAAACCCTCTCAGAGCCGGTTTCAGATTTCACACTGATGGCCCGTAGCGGCCTGATGACCATTGTCGGCGATCCGGACCGCCCGCCCCTGACATTGCCCGGCGAGCAGGCATATGCACTGGGCGCGATTCAGGCGGTAACCGGCGCACTGACAGCGTTGCATGAACGGGCTCTGACCGGCAAAGGTCAGTTAGTCGAAGTATCGGCTTTTCAGTCAGCCGTGTTGGCCAACTATCGTGAACCACTCACCTGGGCGTGGACCGGAAAAACAGGTAACCGCACCGGTAACCTTCTGGTTCGGGGTAAATCCGGTGTCAGGCAGGTATGGGCGTGTAAAGACGGCTTCGTTACCTGGGCACTGGTAGATAATCCGGCAATGATGAAAAGCTTTATCCGCGTCATGGGCGAGCATGCCGGCGAGCTGTCTGAAATCCGCTGGGAAGAGATTCTGGTTGCCGACATGCCACAGGCACAACTGGAAAACTGGGAAGCCCACATTGCCGGCTTTTTTATGCAGCATGATAAAGCTACGCTGGCCGCCTGGTCTGCTGAAAACGGGCTTGGTCTGTCGCAAATCGATACGCCCGATGACTGCTTAACCAGTAGTCAGCATGCCGCCCGCGAACTCTGGGTTGATATTAACGATGTTAAATACCCGGGGCCCCTCTGGGCGTCATCGGAAAGCACAACGCCACCGGTAAGACGGGCTCCCGCACTGGACGAAGGTCGTCAGGCGTTTCTGGGAGGCCGCATATGA
- a CDS encoding CaiB/BaiF CoA transferase family protein, with product MTTPLNGIRVVDFSKFLPGPYCTWMLADLGAEVIRIENPREVAKQKKVFGWDKLTDDENAQLRAKDILTRGKQSVLLNPGTASAKEAIFKLIKQADVLVEDYRPGVMESMGYGYDALKAINPKLIYCSVTLCGQTGPYANKPGHDPIALATAGALSRMGGNATAPDFPGVPVADLLSGSNAVIGVLAALLARQTTGKGQQVDIAMSDASLALIINVLSRAPDLNTLPAKGMHRADSGIWRTADDKWLVTTDMEPRYWKQFCEAIGLQALADEQMNKARWPDMKAEIASVMATRTQAQWCRIFEQAGTQFSPVLTIPEALENEHNLAREMIINQSAPDGTPVIHIGAPVKLSDTPAKPGFPGRTAGSDTQQILRSLGYSKSDTDQIIKEQL from the coding sequence ATGACCACGCCATTGAACGGCATTCGTGTAGTGGACTTCAGTAAATTCCTGCCCGGACCGTATTGCACCTGGATGCTGGCGGATCTTGGCGCAGAGGTCATCCGGATCGAAAATCCCCGGGAAGTAGCGAAACAAAAGAAGGTATTTGGCTGGGATAAATTAACTGATGATGAAAATGCTCAGTTAAGAGCTAAAGACATCCTCACCCGAGGCAAGCAGTCTGTTCTGCTGAATCCAGGTACCGCTTCAGCGAAAGAGGCCATCTTCAAATTAATTAAACAAGCGGACGTACTGGTCGAGGATTACCGTCCGGGTGTGATGGAATCCATGGGTTATGGCTACGATGCGCTAAAAGCCATTAACCCGAAACTCATATACTGCTCTGTCACCTTATGCGGACAAACCGGGCCTTATGCGAATAAGCCCGGGCATGATCCCATTGCCCTAGCCACAGCCGGTGCACTTTCAAGAATGGGCGGAAACGCAACAGCACCGGATTTTCCCGGCGTACCTGTGGCAGATCTGCTCAGCGGTTCCAACGCAGTCATTGGCGTACTGGCAGCATTGCTGGCAAGGCAGACTACCGGAAAAGGCCAGCAGGTAGATATTGCCATGAGCGACGCGTCTTTAGCGCTCATCATCAATGTGCTCTCCCGCGCGCCGGATCTGAACACCCTGCCCGCCAAAGGCATGCACCGGGCAGACAGCGGCATCTGGCGGACGGCAGATGATAAGTGGCTTGTCACGACCGACATGGAACCCCGCTACTGGAAACAATTCTGCGAAGCTATTGGCTTACAGGCTCTGGCAGATGAACAAATGAATAAAGCACGGTGGCCTGACATGAAAGCCGAAATTGCCAGCGTGATGGCCACCAGGACTCAGGCGCAGTGGTGCCGCATTTTCGAACAGGCCGGCACCCAGTTTTCGCCGGTACTGACCATCCCTGAAGCACTTGAAAATGAACACAACCTCGCAAGGGAAATGATTATCAACCAGTCAGCACCCGACGGTACGCCGGTTATTCACATAGGTGCGCCGGTAAAGCTGTCTGATACGCCGGCAAAGCCGGGCTTTCCCGGCCGCACTGCCGGTTCAGACACGCAACAGATTTTGAGGTCGCTGGGCTACAGCAAAAGCGACACCGACCAGATTATAAAGGAACAATTATGA
- a CDS encoding CaiB/BaiF CoA transferase family protein, protein MTTSTALKARPLEGLRVIDLTRALAGPYATLLLAGLGAEVIKIEDPKHGDLARENSPYVGKNGVVIEKHHDDDVSVSHLTRARGKYGISLDLKKPGAQDVFLDLVKTADIVVENFTSGTADRLGVGYEASKAVNPGVIYCSLSGFGATTKEGGKAMDIIIQALSGAMYASGAVNEPPVRIGIPIADMLAPVFSVIGILSALEQRHKTGEGQHIDVSMLGALTSFVAIENWAAMEAAGMQARTGLTVQRLSPFGVFECEDGYIALVAVHEKLARGLFRAMENEKLGEDPRYCNRDARVANANTLEALITAWTSQLPVSEVVSRLEAQGVPVAPVRHPEEAMNDPRVASRNETNPVAHPKYGTVDNFHTAGIPILFSGASTGFDDVLPVHIGEHNEKVLSEMLGYSQEQMQSLMETGVI, encoded by the coding sequence ATGACAACCAGCACTGCACTGAAAGCGCGTCCTCTGGAAGGCTTACGCGTAATTGATTTAACCCGCGCTCTGGCAGGTCCGTACGCTACGCTACTGCTTGCAGGACTTGGCGCAGAAGTGATCAAAATTGAAGATCCCAAACATGGCGACCTCGCCCGTGAGAATAGCCCCTATGTGGGGAAGAACGGCGTTGTCATTGAAAAGCATCACGATGATGATGTATCGGTATCTCACCTTACCCGAGCACGGGGTAAATACGGCATTTCGCTGGATTTAAAGAAACCCGGTGCACAGGATGTATTTCTGGATCTGGTGAAAACCGCCGATATCGTGGTCGAGAACTTCACCTCCGGCACGGCAGACCGTCTTGGCGTTGGCTACGAAGCCTCTAAAGCAGTAAATCCCGGGGTGATTTACTGCTCGCTGAGCGGGTTTGGCGCCACCACCAAAGAGGGCGGTAAGGCCATGGATATTATTATTCAGGCCTTAAGTGGCGCTATGTACGCCAGTGGTGCTGTGAACGAACCGCCGGTACGCATTGGTATTCCCATTGCCGATATGCTGGCACCGGTGTTCTCGGTTATAGGTATTCTTTCAGCCCTTGAGCAACGACATAAAACCGGTGAAGGTCAACACATCGATGTATCTATGCTGGGTGCCCTTACCTCGTTTGTTGCCATTGAAAACTGGGCAGCCATGGAAGCGGCGGGCATGCAGGCCCGCACCGGCCTCACCGTTCAGCGACTGTCACCTTTTGGAGTATTTGAATGTGAGGATGGCTATATTGCACTGGTAGCCGTGCATGAAAAGCTGGCCCGCGGACTGTTCCGTGCCATGGAAAATGAAAAGCTGGGTGAAGACCCCCGCTACTGTAACCGTGATGCCAGAGTGGCCAATGCCAATACACTGGAAGCACTTATTACCGCATGGACATCACAATTGCCGGTAAGTGAAGTGGTCAGCAGGCTTGAGGCGCAGGGCGTGCCAGTTGCACCGGTACGCCATCCGGAAGAAGCCATGAATGATCCTCGTGTTGCTTCGCGCAACGAGACCAATCCTGTTGCCCACCCCAAATACGGCACGGTAGATAATTTCCACACCGCCGGTATTCCTATTCTGTTCTCCGGTGCCAGCACAGGCTTTGATGATGTGTTGCCGGTGCATATTGGTGAGCACAATGAAAAAGTACTGTCTGAAATGCTGGGCTATTCGCAGGAGCAAATGCAGTCTCTGATGGAAACAGGAGTGATTTAA